A window of the Henckelia pumila isolate YLH828 chromosome 3, ASM3356847v2, whole genome shotgun sequence genome harbors these coding sequences:
- the LOC140890106 gene encoding protein FAR1-RELATED SEQUENCE 5-like, with product MDNEAETHIQKGQNFTSIVVVLSDEDDTVINQDEEVDLAANSEQNMVPSSEVDNICSVDITGSLIGLTRKTIDDMYQLYSNHARAIGFSVRKSTSRYSSYPDVVVEKYFVCSCSGSKKIETLNPDSIGGSVVKRGQRSCLTRTECKASLRVKLNGVGLYEVVSHVNIHNHALTRKEWSHHHRSERRISNAKGKAIEDMLSSGMRATDSYRYMVHEVGGEENVGHTLTDHLNFVNRWKMNAIEGGDAQKVIEMLQQEDAEQKDFFFRVKLDDDGRLCNLFWRDSMMKEDYDIFGDIMVFDTTYRTNKYNLICAPFVGVNHHWKNVMFGCAFLADEKVESFQWLFEVFKKSMAGKCPVSLFTDQDQAISNAIEKVFPETRHRLCLWHLYQNAVSRFAKLKSENSFKDAFKKCLSGCVDETEFESCWRSMISEYKLENHPWFNRLYGLKEKWCTGLSKDFFSAEILSSQRNESTNHAIGFSAKKNTSLTEFYGIFKETLKHWRSKEQKDEFQCSRSMPESALPLTGILKHASEFYNLVMQCQENEEARMIVEEGYNRDSQAVNTLITTLTSTEQSDTSIYLNSSHIVQDPTRSVTKGRSQRIKGHFQKNKKKKTVASNSITAKEFGSKTPNIRLL from the exons ATGGATAATGAAGCTGAAACTCATATTCAGAAAG GTCAAAATTTTACTTCTATTGTCGTCGTTCTTAGCGATGAAGATGATACAGTCATAAACCAAG ATGAAGAAGTTGATCTGGCAGCTAATAGTGAACAAAATATGGTACCATCTAGTGAAG TTGACAACATATGTTCTGTTGACATAACCGGATCTCTGATTGGTTTGACGAGAAAAACAATTGATGATATGTATCAATTGTACTCTAACCATGCAAGGGCTATTGGTTTTAGTGTTCGCAAGTCAACTAGTAGGTACTCTAGCTATCCAGATGTTGTGGTAGAGAAATATTTTGTCTGTTCTTGTTCTGGATCGAAGAAAATAGAAACTTTAAATCCAGACTCAATTGGTGGATCAGTGGTAAAGAGAGGACAAAGATCTTGTTTGACACGAACAGAATGTAAAGCTTCATTGAGGGTTAAATTGAATGGCGTAGGCCTTTATGAAGTTGTGTCACATGTGAATatacataatcatgcattaacTAGGAAAGAGTGGAGTCACCATCATCGTTCAGAGAGGAGAATTTCAAATGCGAAGGGTAAAGCAATTGAAGATATGCTGTCTTCTGGGATGAGAGCTACTGATTCTTATCGTTATATGGTACATGAAGTTGGGGGAGAGGAAAATGTTGGTCATACTTTGACGGATCACTTGAATTTTGTTAACCGTTGGAAAATGAATGCAATAGAAGGAGGGGATGCACAGAAAGTAATTGAAATGTTACAGCAAGAAGATGCTGAACAGAAAGACTTTTTTTTCAGAGTTAAATTAGATGATGATGGGAGATTGTGTAATCTATTTTGGAGGGACTCGATGATGAAGGAGGATTATGACATATTTGGTGATATCATGGTTTTTGACACAACTTATCGCACTAATAAGTACAATTTGATTTGTGCTCCTTTTGTGGGTGTCAATCATCATTGGAAAAATGTGATGTTTGGTTGTGCATTTTTAGCTGACGAGAAGGTTGAATCATTCCAATGGCTCTTTGAAGTTTTTAAGAAATCGATGGCAGGGAAATGCCCTGTCAGTTTGTTCACTGATCAAGATCAAGCAATTTCAAATGCAATAGAAAAG GTTTTCCCGGAAACAAGACATAGGCTATGCCTTTGGCACCTTTATCAAAATGCTGTCAGTAGGTTTGCAAAGTTGAAAAGTGAAAATTCTTTTAAAGATGCTTTTAAGAAATGCTTGTCAGGTTGTGTTGATGAAACTGAATTTGAAAGCTGTTGGAGATCTATGATTTCAGAGTATAAACTAGAGAATCATCCTTGGTTTAATCGTTTGTATGGATTAAAGGAAAAATGGTGTACTGGATTGAGCAAGGATTTTTTCTCTGCTGAAATTCTATCTTCCCAAAGAAATGAAAGCACTAACCATGCCATTGGGTTCAGTGCAAAGAAAAACACAAGCTTGACTGAATTTTATGGTATTTTCAAGGAAACGTTAAAGCACTGGAGAAGCAAAGAACAAAAAGATGAATTCCAATGTTCAAGATCAATGCCTGAATCAGCCCTACCATTGACTGGGATTTTGAAGCATGCTTCTGAG TTTTATAATTTGGTGATGCAATGTCAAGAAAATGAGGAGGCACGGATGATTGTTGAAGAAGGATATAATAGAGATTCACAAGCTGTTAATACGTTGATTACTACATTGACTTCTACAGAGCAATCAGATACTTccatttatttaaattcttctcATATTGTTCAAGATCCTACTCGTTCTGTTACAAAAGGAAGAAGTCAAAGGATAAAAGGACACTTTcagaaaaacaagaagaagaaaactgTTGCATCAAATTCAATTACAGCAAAGGAATTTGGTTCCAAGACTCCAAATATTCGTTTATTATAg
- the LOC140892446 gene encoding basic helix-loop-helix protein 79-like isoform X1, whose product MDISVLDRQKVMLQRLHSGRNQEDDHRARLNLHSVFDHQEILSSGWHPIKAAARQSSSVTNQRCFSAVSSSNNTDSQCNSSLVDRGGTVSCSAPKRKAAEFSLEHECKDKGLLVEEAGDEKSEVTTKTERGISTNTCSKQGSKVSAAPKTDYIHVRARRGQATDSHSLAERARREKISKKMKCLQDLVPSCNKVTGKAGILDEIINYVQSLQKQVEFLSMKLAVSNPRLDFSVDDFFTKEIPAYMTKTPQTPAAATEFGATNSACFQYNPMQQGTSSRGTVVISNESQMTAQNAGSSSVPAPEVFLDSTSIPQFLQISGWDSEFSNLFNTGFHY is encoded by the exons ATGGACATCAGTGTGCTCGACAGACAAAAGGTCATGCTCCAGCGCCTTCATTCCGGTAGAAATCAAGAAGATGATCATCGTGCTCGACTCAACCTTCACTCTGTATTCGATCATCAAGAAATATTGTCCAGCGGCTGGCATCCCATCAAGGCGGCGGCTCGTCAATCTTCCAGTGTTACGAATCAGCGTTGTTTTTCTGCCGTTTCGAGCTCTAACAACACTGACAGCCAATGTAACAGTAGCTTGGTGGACAGAGGAGGCACTGTTTCCTGCTCTGCTCCGAAGAGAAAAGCAGCAGAG TTTAGTCTAGAACATGAATGCAAGGACAAAGGACTTTTGGTAGAGGAAGCGGGAGACGAGAAATCAGAAGTTACCACAAAAACTGAGCGGGGAATTTCAACAAACACTTGTTCAAAGCAAGGTTCCAAGGTTTCTGCGGCACCAAAGACCGATTACATTCACGTCCGGGCACGGCGTGGCCAGGCCACCGATAGCCACAGTTTAGCAGAAAGA GCGAGACGGGAAAAAATCAGCAAGAAGATGAAGTGTTTGCAAGATTTAGTTCCCAGTTGCAATAAAGTTACTGGAAAGGCCGGAATTCTTGATGAAATCATCAACTATGTTCAGTCTTTACAAAAGCAAGTTGAG TTTCTTTCAATGAAACTCGCAGTTTCAAACCCCCGACTCGACTTTAGCGTCGACGATTTCTTCACCAAAGAG ATTCCTGCATACATGACCAAAACACCACAAACACCAGCAGCAGCAACAGAATTTGGAGCCACCAATTCGGCGTGTTTCCAGTATAATCCAATGCAACAGGGAACCTCAAGTCGTGGGACTGTTGTAATATCGAATGAATCTCAAATGACAGCTCAAAATGCAGGATCCTCTAGTGTGCCTGCCCCTGAAGTTTTTCTTGATTCCACTTCAATCCCT CAATTTCTACAGATATCGGGTTGGGACTCGGAGTTCTCGAATCTATTCAACACCGGGTTTCATTACTAG
- the LOC140890935 gene encoding anaphase-promoting complex subunit 10 has translation MAESSEGEEEGKLTGGNLELVVDEDLREMAKKAAWSVSSCKPGNGVFSLRDDNLETYWQSDGAQPHLVNIQFQKKVKLQLVVLYIDFKLDESYTPSKISIRAGDGFHNLKEIKAVELVKPTGWVYISLSGSDPRETFVNTFMLQIAVLSNHLNGRDTHVRQIKVYGPRPNPIPHQPFQFTSTEFITYSILR, from the exons ATGGCGGAGTCGTCGGAGGGTGAAGAGGAGGGCAAGCTGACCGGAGGAAACCTGGAACTTGTGGTCGACGAAGACCTCCGAGAGATGGCGAAGAAAGCCGCCTGGAGTGTCAGCTCCTGCAAGCCGGGAAATGGTGTCTTCTCACTCCGAGACGACAATCTTGAAACTTACTGGCA GTCGGATGGTGCCCAACCTCATCTAGTAAATATCCAATTCCAGAAGAAAGTTAAACTTCAATTGGTTGTTCTGTATATTGATTTCAAGCTTGATGAGAGCTACACTCCTAGTAAGATCTCAATTCGAGCCGGTGATGGTTTCCACAACCTGAAG GAAATAAAAGCAGTGGAACTTGTGAAGCCAACTGGGTGGGTGTATATATCATTGTCTGGGAGTGATCCAAG GGAAACCTTTGTGAATACTTTCATGTTGCAAATAGCAGTTTTGTCTAATCATCTGAACGGAAGGGACACTCATGTGCGCCAAATCAAAGTTTACGGGCCTCGTCC GAATCCCATCCCACACCAACCATTTCAGTTCACATCAACAGAGTTCATTACTTACTCTATCCTTCGCTGA
- the LOC140892446 gene encoding basic helix-loop-helix protein 79-like isoform X2, with the protein MDISVLDRQKVMLQRLHSGRNQEDDHRARLNLHSVFDHQEILSSGWHPIKAAARQSSSVTNQRCFSAVSSSNNTDSQCNSSLVDRGGTVSCSAPKRKAAEFSLEHECKDKGLLVEEAGDEKSEVTTKTERGISTNTCSKQGSKVSAAPKTDYIHVRARRGQATDSHSLAERARREKISKKMKCLQDLVPSCNKVTGKAGILDEIINYVQSLQKQVEFLSMKLAVSNPRLDFSVDDFFTKEIPAYMTKTPQTPAAATEFGATNSACFQYNPMQQGTSSRGTVVISNESQMTAQNAGSSSVPAPEVFLDSTSIPISGWDSEFSNLFNTGFHY; encoded by the exons ATGGACATCAGTGTGCTCGACAGACAAAAGGTCATGCTCCAGCGCCTTCATTCCGGTAGAAATCAAGAAGATGATCATCGTGCTCGACTCAACCTTCACTCTGTATTCGATCATCAAGAAATATTGTCCAGCGGCTGGCATCCCATCAAGGCGGCGGCTCGTCAATCTTCCAGTGTTACGAATCAGCGTTGTTTTTCTGCCGTTTCGAGCTCTAACAACACTGACAGCCAATGTAACAGTAGCTTGGTGGACAGAGGAGGCACTGTTTCCTGCTCTGCTCCGAAGAGAAAAGCAGCAGAG TTTAGTCTAGAACATGAATGCAAGGACAAAGGACTTTTGGTAGAGGAAGCGGGAGACGAGAAATCAGAAGTTACCACAAAAACTGAGCGGGGAATTTCAACAAACACTTGTTCAAAGCAAGGTTCCAAGGTTTCTGCGGCACCAAAGACCGATTACATTCACGTCCGGGCACGGCGTGGCCAGGCCACCGATAGCCACAGTTTAGCAGAAAGA GCGAGACGGGAAAAAATCAGCAAGAAGATGAAGTGTTTGCAAGATTTAGTTCCCAGTTGCAATAAAGTTACTGGAAAGGCCGGAATTCTTGATGAAATCATCAACTATGTTCAGTCTTTACAAAAGCAAGTTGAG TTTCTTTCAATGAAACTCGCAGTTTCAAACCCCCGACTCGACTTTAGCGTCGACGATTTCTTCACCAAAGAG ATTCCTGCATACATGACCAAAACACCACAAACACCAGCAGCAGCAACAGAATTTGGAGCCACCAATTCGGCGTGTTTCCAGTATAATCCAATGCAACAGGGAACCTCAAGTCGTGGGACTGTTGTAATATCGAATGAATCTCAAATGACAGCTCAAAATGCAGGATCCTCTAGTGTGCCTGCCCCTGAAGTTTTTCTTGATTCCACTTCAATCCCT ATATCGGGTTGGGACTCGGAGTTCTCGAATCTATTCAACACCGGGTTTCATTACTAG